DNA sequence from the Bradyrhizobium diazoefficiens genome:
TTGCTGCTCCAGCAGGGCCTTCGGGTAAAGGAATCCGTCGGTGGTGATCAGGTCGACCTTCGGGCGCGGCGACCAGCGCGCCAGCAGGGCCTGGAGCACGCGGGCTGTGGTGGACTTCCCGACCGCGACGGAACCCGCGACGCCGATGATGTAGGGCACCTTGCGATCGCGGATATTGAGGAACTGGCGCTCCGCGTAATACAGGCGCTGCGTCGCGTCGACATAGATCGACAGCAGGCGCGACAACGGAAGATAAATATCCTCGACCTCCTTGAGATCGAGGCGATCGTGCAGCGAACGCAGCCGGTCGAACTCACCCGGCTCCAGCGTCATCGGCGTGTCGTCGCGCAACCGCGCCCATTCCTCGCGCGTATAAACGCGGTACGGATTATACTGCTGCTCCGGTGCGCGGATATCCATGACGCGACCTTCTCCGTTGGGATCTACTAGCCCTTACGCGAAGCTTTCTCTTCCAAGCCTGACATATTCGTGCGCTTGTCCAGCGCTGCTTCCACCTCTTCCAGCTTTATGCCGCGCGCCTTGAGCAGCACAAGGAAGTGGTAGAGCAGGTCGGCACTCTCGGCGATCATATGCGCGCGATCGTTTTCGACTGCCGCGATTACGGTTTCGACTGCTTCCTCACCGAACTTCTTGGCGCAATGTTCGGCGCCCTTGTCCAGAAGCTTGCGGGTATAGGAGCCCTCGCCACCGGAGGCCGCGCGGGCGTCGATGGTCTCGGCGAGATCGTGGATGGTGAAGCGCGGCATACAGAACACTCAAAACACGTCCGGCTGAACGAGCCGGCCCCACCAGCTCATGTAGCACTTTTATGAACGGAAGTCGTCAGGCATCCAGGCGCATGGGTAATCCGCGCCGGGCCATGTGCTCCTTGGCTTCACGGATGGTGAATTCCCCGAAATGGAAGATCGAGGCAGCCAGGACAGCGGTGGCATGCCCGTCGCGGATGCCGTCGACGAGGTGGTCGAGATTGCCGACGCCGCCCGAGGCGATCACGGGAACGCCGACGCTGTCGGCGATCGCCCGGGTCAGCGGGATGTCAAAACCCTGCCTGGTGCCGTC
Encoded proteins:
- a CDS encoding phosphoribosyl-ATP diphosphatase; this encodes MPRFTIHDLAETIDARAASGGEGSYTRKLLDKGAEHCAKKFGEEAVETVIAAVENDRAHMIAESADLLYHFLVLLKARGIKLEEVEAALDKRTNMSGLEEKASRKG